One stretch of Anabas testudineus chromosome 24, fAnaTes1.2, whole genome shotgun sequence DNA includes these proteins:
- the lbr gene encoding delta(14)-sterol reductase LBR isoform X1: MTMPPVKYQRGDMVMGRWPGSSLYYEVKVLAFDSKSQLYTVIYKDGTELELKEQDIKSTAGFQPRSRSRSRSPGRRRSRSRSPARTTRRSSSRTAAAVAAAAITDSAVSSRRDTRLKDVEVMLSPVQQTKEAENNSNNRHEKKEEKQKEENNTANKVNETTEAEPEKNQGRYNLRRRKDDGDAKPAETRPEQLEEKEAKRVGALASTLSTPLDFGGKIGAYFWLLFLPAWVFFLVLQVNREDPSLTNFPPPLPPLEAFWDAQALGFVILWILFQALLYVTPVGKLSEGMPLRSGERLKYRTNGFFAIVVSAITVAAAVHQGVDLTYIHSHFLQLATASLLISILLSVYLYIRSRYAAPEQLALGGNSGNVVYDFFKGHELNPRIKNFDLKFFCEMRPGLIGWCLINFAMALAEMKQHGLDAPSNSMILVNLFQLLYVVDGLWNEEAILTTMDLMHDGFGFMLAFGDLVWVPFTYTMQAYYLVSHPNPLSLPALAAIVILKLVGFYIFRKSNSEKNAFRRNPADPRLSHLKTIPTATGKSLLVSGWWGVVRHPNYLGDLLMALAWSLPCGFSHLLPWYYMIYFIILLVHRDSRDMSDCRRKYGSAWDEYCRTVRYRIIPRVY, from the exons ATGACAATGCCTCCTGTGAAGTATCAAAGAGGGGACATGGTGATGGGCCGCTGGCCTGGCAGCAGCCTGTACTATGAGGTGAAAGTGCTGGCATTTGATAGCAAAAGTCAGCTCTACACTGTAATCTACAAAGATGGTACTGAGCTGGAGCTCAAAGAGCAAGACATCAAG aGTACTGCTGGTTTCCAGCCCCGTTCCCGCTCTCGTTCTCGATCACCCGGCCGTCGCCGCAGCCGCTCACGCTCTCCAGCGAGGACCACACGGCGCTCGTCCTCTCGCACGgctgcagctgttgctgctgcagcaatAACAGACAGTGCGGTGTCCTCTCGCAGGGATACAAGGCTGAAGGATGTGGAAGTTATGCTCAGCCCCGTG CAGCAGACAAAGGAAGCTGAGAACAATAGCAACAATAGgcatgaaaagaaagaggagaaacaaaaagaggagaaTAACACAGCTAACAAAGTAAACGAg acaaCCGAGGCGGAGCCTGAAAAGAATCAGGGCCGTTACAATCTGCGGCGCAGGAAGGACGATGGAGATGCCAAACCAGCTGAAACTAGACcggagcagctggaggagaaggaagCCAAGAGAGTTGGAGCCCTTGCTTCCACCCTCTCCACCCCTCTTGACTTTGGAGGGAAGATAG GAGCTTACTTCTGGTTGCTCTTTCTGCCAGCCTGGGTTTTCTTCTTGGTTCTCCAAGTCAACCGGGAGGACCCCAGCTTGACCAActtccctcctcctctaccCCCCCTTGAAGCCTTCTGGGATGCCCAGGCTCTTGGCTTTGTCATCCTGTGGATCTTATTCCAGGCCCTGCTCTACGTTACACCCGTTGGAAAG TTGAGTGAGGGCATGCCACTGAGGTCTGGGGAGAGGCTGAAGTACAGAACCAATG GTTTCTTTGCCATTGTAGTGAGCGCCAtaacagtggcagcagcagtgcacCAGGGTGTTGACCTCACCTACATCCACAGCCACTTCCTGCAGCTGGCCACGGCCTCCTTACTCATCTCCATCTTGCTCAGCGTCTACCTATACATCCGCTCTCGCTACGCTGCCCCAGAGCAGCTGGCACTGGGAGGAAACTCTG GCAATGTGGTTTATGACTTTTTCAAAGGACATGAGCTCAATCCCCGCATCAAAAACTTTGATCTGAAATTCTTCTGTGAGATGCGCCCTGGACTGATTGGCTGg TGTCTGATCAACTTTGCGATGGCCCTGGCTGAGATGAAGCAACACGGTCTGGATGCTCCATCAAATTCCATGATCCTTGTCAACCTCTTCCAGCTGCTGTACGTGGTGGACGGTCTCTGGAATGAG GAGGCCATTCTAACCACCATGGACTTAATGCATGATGGTTTTGGCTTCATGTTGGCCTTTGGTGATCTGGTGTGGGTTCCCTTTACCTACACCATGCAGGCATATTACCTGGTCAGTCACCCCAACCCGCTGAGCCTCCCAGCACTCGCAGCCATCGTCATCCTCAAAC TCGTTGGATTCTACATCTTCAGAAAATCCAACTCCGAGAAGAACGCCTTCAGGAGAAACCCGGCAGACCCCAGACTGTCTC ACCTGAAGACGATCCCCACAGCTACAGGGAAGAGTCTTCTGGTCTCTGGCTGGTGGGGTGTGGTCCGCCACCCTAACTACCTGGGAGACCTCCTCATGGCTCTGGCCTGGTCCCTACCCTGCG GCTTCAGCCACCTCCTGCCGTGGTACTACATGATCTACTTCATCATCCTGCTCGTGCACCGGGACTCCCGCGACATGAGCGATTGCAGGAGGAAGTACGGCTCGGCGTGGGACGAGTACTGCCGAACTGTTCGCTACCGGATCATTCCCCGTGTCTACTGA
- the lbr gene encoding delta(14)-sterol reductase LBR isoform X2 — protein sequence MTMPPVKYQRGDMVMGRWPGSSLYYEVKVLAFDSKSQLYTVIYKDGTELELKEQDIKSTAGFQPRSRSRSRSPGRRRSRSRSPARTTRRSSSRTAAAVAAAAITDSAVSSRRDTRLKDVEVMLSPVQTKEAENNSNNRHEKKEEKQKEENNTANKVNETTEAEPEKNQGRYNLRRRKDDGDAKPAETRPEQLEEKEAKRVGALASTLSTPLDFGGKIGAYFWLLFLPAWVFFLVLQVNREDPSLTNFPPPLPPLEAFWDAQALGFVILWILFQALLYVTPVGKLSEGMPLRSGERLKYRTNGFFAIVVSAITVAAAVHQGVDLTYIHSHFLQLATASLLISILLSVYLYIRSRYAAPEQLALGGNSGNVVYDFFKGHELNPRIKNFDLKFFCEMRPGLIGWCLINFAMALAEMKQHGLDAPSNSMILVNLFQLLYVVDGLWNEEAILTTMDLMHDGFGFMLAFGDLVWVPFTYTMQAYYLVSHPNPLSLPALAAIVILKLVGFYIFRKSNSEKNAFRRNPADPRLSHLKTIPTATGKSLLVSGWWGVVRHPNYLGDLLMALAWSLPCGFSHLLPWYYMIYFIILLVHRDSRDMSDCRRKYGSAWDEYCRTVRYRIIPRVY from the exons ATGACAATGCCTCCTGTGAAGTATCAAAGAGGGGACATGGTGATGGGCCGCTGGCCTGGCAGCAGCCTGTACTATGAGGTGAAAGTGCTGGCATTTGATAGCAAAAGTCAGCTCTACACTGTAATCTACAAAGATGGTACTGAGCTGGAGCTCAAAGAGCAAGACATCAAG aGTACTGCTGGTTTCCAGCCCCGTTCCCGCTCTCGTTCTCGATCACCCGGCCGTCGCCGCAGCCGCTCACGCTCTCCAGCGAGGACCACACGGCGCTCGTCCTCTCGCACGgctgcagctgttgctgctgcagcaatAACAGACAGTGCGGTGTCCTCTCGCAGGGATACAAGGCTGAAGGATGTGGAAGTTATGCTCAGCCCCGTG CAGACAAAGGAAGCTGAGAACAATAGCAACAATAGgcatgaaaagaaagaggagaaacaaaaagaggagaaTAACACAGCTAACAAAGTAAACGAg acaaCCGAGGCGGAGCCTGAAAAGAATCAGGGCCGTTACAATCTGCGGCGCAGGAAGGACGATGGAGATGCCAAACCAGCTGAAACTAGACcggagcagctggaggagaaggaagCCAAGAGAGTTGGAGCCCTTGCTTCCACCCTCTCCACCCCTCTTGACTTTGGAGGGAAGATAG GAGCTTACTTCTGGTTGCTCTTTCTGCCAGCCTGGGTTTTCTTCTTGGTTCTCCAAGTCAACCGGGAGGACCCCAGCTTGACCAActtccctcctcctctaccCCCCCTTGAAGCCTTCTGGGATGCCCAGGCTCTTGGCTTTGTCATCCTGTGGATCTTATTCCAGGCCCTGCTCTACGTTACACCCGTTGGAAAG TTGAGTGAGGGCATGCCACTGAGGTCTGGGGAGAGGCTGAAGTACAGAACCAATG GTTTCTTTGCCATTGTAGTGAGCGCCAtaacagtggcagcagcagtgcacCAGGGTGTTGACCTCACCTACATCCACAGCCACTTCCTGCAGCTGGCCACGGCCTCCTTACTCATCTCCATCTTGCTCAGCGTCTACCTATACATCCGCTCTCGCTACGCTGCCCCAGAGCAGCTGGCACTGGGAGGAAACTCTG GCAATGTGGTTTATGACTTTTTCAAAGGACATGAGCTCAATCCCCGCATCAAAAACTTTGATCTGAAATTCTTCTGTGAGATGCGCCCTGGACTGATTGGCTGg TGTCTGATCAACTTTGCGATGGCCCTGGCTGAGATGAAGCAACACGGTCTGGATGCTCCATCAAATTCCATGATCCTTGTCAACCTCTTCCAGCTGCTGTACGTGGTGGACGGTCTCTGGAATGAG GAGGCCATTCTAACCACCATGGACTTAATGCATGATGGTTTTGGCTTCATGTTGGCCTTTGGTGATCTGGTGTGGGTTCCCTTTACCTACACCATGCAGGCATATTACCTGGTCAGTCACCCCAACCCGCTGAGCCTCCCAGCACTCGCAGCCATCGTCATCCTCAAAC TCGTTGGATTCTACATCTTCAGAAAATCCAACTCCGAGAAGAACGCCTTCAGGAGAAACCCGGCAGACCCCAGACTGTCTC ACCTGAAGACGATCCCCACAGCTACAGGGAAGAGTCTTCTGGTCTCTGGCTGGTGGGGTGTGGTCCGCCACCCTAACTACCTGGGAGACCTCCTCATGGCTCTGGCCTGGTCCCTACCCTGCG GCTTCAGCCACCTCCTGCCGTGGTACTACATGATCTACTTCATCATCCTGCTCGTGCACCGGGACTCCCGCGACATGAGCGATTGCAGGAGGAAGTACGGCTCGGCGTGGGACGAGTACTGCCGAACTGTTCGCTACCGGATCATTCCCCGTGTCTACTGA
- the srp9 gene encoding signal recognition particle 9 kDa protein, with protein MPYYQTWEEFARAAEKLYLTDPMKVRVVLKYRHCDGNLCIKVTDNAVCLQYKTDQAQDVKKIEKLHGKLMRLMVSKETHSGAMETD; from the exons ATGCCTTACTATCAGACTTGGGAGGAGTTCGCCCGTGCCGCAGAAAAACTATACCTGACAGATCCAATGAAG GTCAGGGTGGTTCTCAAGTACAGACACTGCGACGGCAACCTTTGTATCAAAGTGACCGACAATGCCGTG tgtttacagtacaaGACAGACCAGGCCCAGGATGTGAAGAAGATCGAGAAGCTCCACGGAAAACTGATGAGGCTCATGGTGTCCAAGGAGACGCACAGTGGAGCCATGGAGACGGATTAG
- the ephx1 gene encoding epoxide hydrolase 1, which translates to MFIEVLVGLLIGGLIFFLIQKRKTQHLETEDGWWGVGAPPDGEEDVTIRPFKVSTSDEELEDLYRRIDQTRPTPSLEDSQFNYGFNSHYLEKVVSYWRNEFNWRKQVDKLNHYPHFKTKIEGIDVHYLHVKPKKLNEGTTAIPLIMVHGWPGSFYEFYGVIPLLTEPSDPGDLVFEVVCPSIPGYGFSEAPHKKGFDSVCAARIFHKLMKRLGFQQFYAQGGDWGWMVTTNMAQLDPKSVRGLHVNIATPFKFSLPIALSIMLGRQFPKLFGFTDMDVQHLFPCTEKLVVESIKESGYMHIQCTKPDTAGRGLNDSPVGLAAYILEKFSTWTNRDFRNLEDGGLTRKFSLDDLLTNVMIYWTSGCITSSMRFYKENFGKGLNQLHFKLPAYVPTGFACFPNELIYTPKLWAKQKYWQLETFTHMARGGHFAAMEEPQLMAEDIQKFVKTVEKKK; encoded by the exons ATGTTCATAGAGGTGTTGGTTGGGCTGCTTATTGGAGGACTGATCTTCTTCCTGATCCAGAAGAGAAAGACCCAGCATCTGGAGACAGAGGATGGCTGGTGGGGGGTCGGAGCACCTCCTGATGGCGAGGAGGACGTCACCATTCGCCCATTTAAAGTCTCCACCAGTGATGAAGAGTTGGAG GACCTGTACAGGAGGATAGACCAGACACGTCCCACTCCCTCGTTGGAAGACAGCCAGTTTAATTATGGCTTCAACTCCCACTACTTGGAGAAGGTGGTCTCCTACTGGAGAAATGAATTTAACTGGAGGAAACAAGTCGACAAACTCAACCACTATCcccattttaaaaccaaaatcgAAG GCATTGATGTCCATTACCTGCATGTGAAGCCCAAGAAGTTGAATGAGGGAACTACTGCTATCCCTCTGATAATGGTTCATGGCTGGCCCGGCTCCTTCTATGAGTTCTATGGAGTGATCCCACTGCTAACAGAACCATCAGACCCTGGGGACCTTGTATTTGAGGTGGTGTGTCCCTCTATACCAGGCTACGGCTTCTCTGAGGCACCACACAAGAAAG GCTTTGATTCAGTTTGTGCGGCACGCATTTTCCACAAACTGATGAAACGTTTAGGCTTCCAGCAGTTCTACGCTCAAGGAGGAGACTGGGGCTGGATGGTCACCACTAACATGGCTCAGCTGGATCCTAA GTCAGTCAGAGGCTTACATGTGAACATTGCTACTCCCTTCAAATTCAGTCTGCCCATAGCTTTATCCATCATGCTGGGGCGTCAGTTCCCTAAACTGTTCGGCTTCACAGACATGGATGTTCAGCATCTCTTCCCGTGCACGGAGAAACTAGTGGTGGAGTCCATAAAGGAGTCTGGCTACATGCACATCCAGTGCACCAAGCCTGACACTGCTG GTCGAGGACTAAATGATTCTCCAGTGGGTCTGGCTGCCTACATTCTGGAGAAGTTCTCCACATGGACCAACCGCGACTTTAGGAACCTGGAAGACGGAGGACTTACAAG GAAATTCTCTCTGGACGACCTGTTGACCAATGTGATGATCTATTGGACGTCTGGATGCATCACTTCCTCTATGAGGTTCTACAAGGAAAACTTTGGCAAAGGCTTAAACCAGCTCCACTTCAA GTTACCTGCTTACGTGCCCACTGGCTTTGCCTGCTTCCCCAATGAGCTGATATACACACCCAAACTGTGGGCCAAACAGAAGTACTGGCAACTTGAGACCTTCACTCACATGGCCCGTGGCGGCCATTTTGCTGCCATGGAAGAGCCCCAGCTGATGGCTGAGGACATCCAGAAGTTTGTCAAGACggtggagaagaagaagtag